A single window of Archangium gephyra DNA harbors:
- a CDS encoding YgiQ family radical SAM protein, which produces MATQTRYAHPFLPVTRADMQARGWEQLDIIIVSGDAYVDHPAFGPVLIARFLEGRGFKVGIISQPDWHSAEPFKALGKPRLFFGVAAGNLDSMLNRLTAQKKNRSEDQYSPGGRTNCRPDRASIVYAQRCREAYPDVPIVLGGIEASLRRIAHYDYWSDKVRRSILMDAKADLLVFGMGERPVWEVADRLRRGEKIEDIRDVRGTAYIINDAEMKAHEADPAKRAADKKVVVLPSYEEAVADKLAFARMSRDFQMETNPGNGRPLAQRHGNRAVYFNPPARPLEDGEGQGDNASVAMDELYDLSFNRVPHPMYKERIPAYETVKHSIVLMRGCFGGCTFCSITEHEGRVIQSRSAESVLREVRALRRMGDFRGTITDLGGPTANMYKLKCKSEDIERSCRKLSCVHPGVCENLRTDHGPLIDVMKQVRAEEGVKHVFIASGVRYDLAERSPEYVKELAAHHVGGQLSVAPEHVSPRVLEKMKKPGIESFERFQHMFACASEEAGKEQYDIPYFISGHPGSALEDMVELALWLKHNGKRPRQVQDFIPTPMSVATAMYYTGMDPLKMEPVYTAKGLREKRLQKALLLFWNPEHWPLAREALQQAGREDLIGRGPHALVPPETAAEASRRKQAEARERQERRAR; this is translated from the coding sequence ATGGCCACACAGACTCGCTACGCGCATCCCTTCCTCCCCGTCACCCGTGCCGACATGCAGGCCCGGGGCTGGGAGCAGCTCGACATCATCATCGTCTCTGGCGACGCGTACGTGGACCATCCCGCGTTTGGCCCCGTCCTCATCGCCCGCTTCCTCGAGGGCCGGGGCTTCAAGGTGGGCATCATCTCCCAGCCGGACTGGCACTCCGCCGAGCCCTTCAAGGCGCTGGGCAAGCCCCGGCTCTTCTTCGGGGTGGCCGCCGGCAACCTCGATTCGATGCTCAACCGGCTCACCGCGCAGAAGAAGAACCGCTCCGAGGACCAGTACAGCCCGGGCGGGCGCACCAACTGCCGGCCGGACCGTGCCTCCATCGTCTACGCCCAGCGCTGCCGCGAGGCCTACCCGGACGTGCCCATCGTCCTCGGTGGCATCGAGGCCTCGCTGCGCCGCATCGCCCACTACGACTATTGGAGCGACAAGGTGCGCCGCTCCATCCTCATGGACGCCAAGGCGGACCTGCTCGTCTTCGGCATGGGCGAGCGTCCCGTCTGGGAGGTGGCCGACCGCCTGCGCCGGGGCGAGAAGATCGAGGACATCCGCGACGTGCGTGGCACCGCGTACATCATCAACGACGCGGAGATGAAGGCCCACGAGGCGGACCCGGCGAAGCGGGCCGCGGACAAGAAGGTGGTGGTGCTGCCCTCCTACGAGGAGGCGGTGGCGGACAAGCTGGCGTTCGCCCGCATGTCGCGCGATTTCCAGATGGAGACCAACCCCGGCAACGGGCGGCCCCTGGCGCAGCGGCACGGCAACCGCGCCGTCTACTTCAACCCTCCGGCGCGGCCCCTGGAGGACGGGGAGGGCCAGGGCGACAACGCGTCGGTGGCCATGGACGAGTTGTACGACCTGAGCTTCAACCGCGTCCCGCACCCCATGTACAAGGAGCGCATCCCCGCCTACGAGACGGTGAAGCACTCCATCGTGCTGATGCGCGGCTGCTTCGGCGGGTGCACCTTCTGCTCCATCACCGAGCACGAGGGCCGCGTCATCCAGAGCCGCAGCGCCGAGAGCGTGCTGCGCGAGGTGCGGGCCCTGCGGCGCATGGGGGACTTCCGCGGCACCATCACCGACCTGGGTGGCCCCACGGCCAACATGTACAAGCTCAAGTGCAAGAGCGAGGACATCGAGCGGAGCTGCCGCAAGCTGTCCTGTGTGCACCCCGGTGTCTGCGAGAACCTGCGGACGGACCACGGGCCCCTCATCGACGTGATGAAGCAGGTGCGCGCGGAGGAGGGCGTCAAGCACGTCTTCATCGCCAGCGGGGTGCGCTACGACCTGGCCGAGCGCTCGCCCGAGTACGTGAAGGAGCTCGCCGCGCACCACGTGGGCGGCCAGCTCTCGGTGGCACCCGAGCACGTGTCGCCTCGGGTGCTGGAGAAGATGAAGAAGCCCGGCATCGAGAGCTTCGAGCGCTTCCAGCACATGTTCGCCTGTGCCAGCGAGGAGGCCGGCAAGGAGCAGTACGACATCCCCTACTTCATCAGCGGACACCCGGGCTCGGCGCTGGAGGACATGGTGGAGCTGGCGCTGTGGCTGAAGCACAACGGCAAGCGCCCCCGCCAGGTGCAGGACTTCATCCCCACGCCCATGTCCGTGGCCACGGCCATGTACTACACGGGGATGGATCCCCTGAAGATGGAGCCCGTCTACACGGCCAAGGGTCTGCGGGAGAAGCGGCTGCAGAAGGCGCTGCTGCTCTTCTGGAACCCCGAGCACTGGCCCCTGGCCCGCGAGGCGCTGCAGCAGGCCGGCCGGGAGGATCTCATCGGCCGTGGGCCCCACGCGCTGGTGCCCCCGGAGACCGCCGCCGAGGCCTCGCGCCGCAAGCAGGCCGAGGCCCGCGAGCGGCAAGAGCGCCGGGCTCGCTGA
- a CDS encoding HAD family hydrolase has product MTHPHKTIVFDLDGTLVDSLPDIISSFQYGFTSLGLPAPTDAEVRPLIGHPLEAMYAHFAPAHAASLCTVYREHYARNFVNRSRPYPGVVELLRTLRERGYRLAIATTKRTDMARRFVEALGLTPALDHVQGTDGFPHKPAPDVIHRALAALGTAEGLWMVGDTTHDVHAGKAAGLRTYAVTWGNHDAGTLATAAPDELQPDLGRLLEHLPPLPRA; this is encoded by the coding sequence ATGACGCACCCGCACAAGACGATCGTCTTCGACCTCGACGGCACGCTGGTGGACTCGCTGCCGGACATCATCTCCAGCTTCCAATACGGCTTCACGAGCCTGGGGCTGCCAGCGCCCACCGACGCGGAGGTGCGCCCGCTCATCGGCCATCCGCTGGAGGCCATGTACGCGCACTTCGCGCCCGCGCACGCGGCCTCGCTGTGCACCGTCTACCGCGAGCACTACGCCCGCAACTTCGTCAACCGCTCGCGCCCCTACCCCGGCGTCGTCGAGCTGCTGCGGACGCTCCGGGAGCGGGGCTACCGGCTGGCCATCGCCACCACCAAGCGCACGGACATGGCCCGGCGCTTCGTCGAGGCGCTCGGGCTGACGCCCGCCCTGGACCACGTGCAGGGCACCGACGGCTTCCCGCACAAGCCCGCCCCGGACGTCATCCACCGGGCCCTGGCCGCGCTGGGCACGGCCGAGGGCCTCTGGATGGTGGGCGACACCACCCATGACGTCCACGCCGGGAAGGCGGCGGGACTGCGCACCTACGCCGTCACCTGGGGCAACCACGACGCCGGGACGCTCGCCACCGCCGCTCCGGACGAGCTCCAGCCAGACCTGGGGCGCCTGCTGGAGCACCTGCCTCCGCTGCCGCGCGCCTAG
- a CDS encoding sterol desaturase family protein yields MLTRSPVEVALFVFGINLLRYVLFSVPAFLVFHRWTPKGALSRRLGPGPVGTAQVRREVFYSVVSLGIFGLTGVLMYALARAGLSRIYNDGRYGTAWFILSIPVMLILHDTYFYWTHRFMHWKRIFKYVHRVHHLSNNPSPLAAYAFHPLEAVIETGIAPLIALTLPVHRDAFVIFLTIQLLINVTGHLGFEMYPRGFLRSPLGWIFNTTTHHHQHHQKTNWNFGLYFNVWDRLMGTNHPGYAAAYEAATEGTGSQDALRSGQSPDALTPSSPR; encoded by the coding sequence ATGCTCACGCGTTCGCCGGTCGAGGTCGCACTCTTCGTCTTCGGCATCAACCTGCTGCGCTACGTGCTCTTCTCCGTCCCGGCATTCCTCGTCTTCCACCGGTGGACGCCGAAGGGAGCGCTGTCACGGCGGCTCGGCCCGGGGCCCGTCGGCACGGCGCAGGTGCGCAGGGAGGTGTTCTACTCGGTGGTGAGCCTGGGCATCTTCGGGCTCACGGGCGTGCTGATGTACGCGCTCGCCCGGGCCGGGCTGTCCCGCATCTACAACGACGGCCGGTATGGGACGGCGTGGTTCATCCTGTCCATTCCGGTGATGCTCATCCTCCACGACACGTACTTCTACTGGACGCACCGCTTCATGCACTGGAAGCGCATCTTCAAGTACGTCCACCGGGTGCACCACCTGTCGAACAATCCCTCGCCGCTCGCCGCCTACGCCTTCCACCCGTTGGAGGCCGTCATCGAGACGGGCATCGCTCCGCTCATCGCGCTCACCTTGCCGGTGCACCGCGACGCGTTCGTCATCTTCCTCACCATCCAGCTGCTCATCAACGTCACGGGACACCTCGGCTTCGAGATGTACCCGCGCGGCTTCCTGCGCTCGCCGCTGGGGTGGATCTTCAACACGACGACCCACCACCACCAGCACCACCAGAAGACGAACTGGAACTTCGGCCTCTACTTCAACGTGTGGGACCGGCTCATGGGCACCAATCACCCCGGCTATGCCGCGGCCTACGAGGCGGCCACCGAGGGGACGGGCTCCCAGGACGCCCTCCGGAGCGGGCAGTCGCCGGACGCGCTCACGCCTTCCTCTCCCCGCTGA
- a CDS encoding SDR family NAD(P)-dependent oxidoreductase, whose translation MDFELRNRRALVTGSTFGIGFAIARGLAAEGASVVINGRKAESVDNAIARIRQEVPGAQVEGVVSDASTAEGAQAVFARVPSVDILVNNLGIFEPKPFFEIPDSDWMRFFETNVLSGVRFSRHYAPGMRERLWGRILFVSSESALNIPKEMIHYGMTKTAQLSVSRGLAIELAGTGVTVNALLPGPTKTEGVQDFVQNLATGSGRTLQQTEADFFKNERPTSLLRRFATPEEVAHLAVYLCSPRASATTGSALRVDGGTANYIL comes from the coding sequence ATGGACTTCGAGCTTCGCAACCGCCGTGCCCTCGTCACCGGCTCCACCTTCGGCATCGGCTTCGCCATCGCGCGGGGCCTGGCCGCCGAGGGCGCCAGCGTGGTGATCAACGGCCGTAAGGCCGAGTCGGTCGACAACGCCATCGCCCGCATCCGCCAGGAGGTTCCTGGCGCCCAGGTGGAGGGCGTGGTCTCCGATGCCAGCACCGCCGAGGGGGCCCAGGCGGTGTTCGCCCGCGTCCCCTCCGTGGACATCCTCGTGAACAACCTGGGCATCTTCGAGCCCAAGCCCTTCTTCGAGATTCCGGACTCCGACTGGATGCGCTTCTTCGAGACCAACGTGCTCAGCGGGGTGCGCTTCTCACGCCACTACGCGCCCGGCATGCGCGAGCGCCTCTGGGGCCGCATCCTCTTCGTCTCCAGCGAGTCCGCCCTCAATATCCCCAAGGAGATGATCCACTACGGGATGACGAAGACGGCCCAGCTCAGCGTCTCGCGCGGACTGGCCATCGAGCTGGCGGGCACCGGAGTGACGGTGAACGCCCTGCTGCCCGGCCCCACGAAGACCGAGGGCGTGCAGGACTTCGTGCAGAACCTCGCCACCGGCAGCGGCAGGACGCTCCAGCAGACGGAGGCCGACTTCTTCAAGAACGAGCGCCCCACCTCGCTGCTGCGCCGCTTCGCCACGCCCGAGGAGGTGGCCCACCTGGCCGTCTACCTCTGCAGCCCGCGCGCCTCGGCCACCACCGGCTCCGCGCTGCGCGTGGACGGGGGTACCGCCAACTACATCCTCTAA
- a CDS encoding hotdog fold domain-containing protein, which yields MSPLSSLTRSLTSLASAETLRRAWSLLRHAPGGGIVMGQLLGNLAPYTGTIRPEVLTLEEGYARVRMRDRRAVRNHLRSVHAIALMNLGEVATGVAMMSALPEGMRGIITHLEMDYLRKARGSITAECRAPVAAAGERHEYDVQADLTDEAGEVVARARARWLIGPATH from the coding sequence ATGTCCCCTCTCTCCAGCCTGACCCGGTCCCTCACCAGCCTCGCCTCGGCCGAGACCCTGCGCCGCGCATGGAGCCTGCTGCGCCATGCCCCCGGTGGGGGCATCGTCATGGGGCAGCTCCTCGGCAACCTCGCGCCCTATACCGGCACCATCCGCCCGGAAGTGCTCACCCTGGAGGAGGGCTACGCCCGGGTGCGGATGCGGGACCGGCGCGCCGTGCGCAACCACCTGCGCTCGGTGCACGCCATCGCGTTGATGAACCTGGGCGAGGTGGCCACCGGGGTGGCGATGATGTCCGCCCTGCCCGAGGGCATGCGCGGCATCATCACCCACCTGGAGATGGACTACCTGCGCAAGGCCCGGGGCTCCATCACCGCCGAGTGCCGGGCCCCCGTCGCCGCCGCGGGCGAGCGGCACGAGTACGACGTCCAGGCCGACCTCACCGACGAGGCCGGCGAGGTGGTGGCCCGGGCCCGCGCGCGCTGGCTGATCGGCCCCGCCACGCACTGA
- a CDS encoding membrane dipeptidase, with the protein MASPVFGFADLHCHLMAHLGFGGHLLAGRPDGDIEQALARCDLHLHGKWGIGNFGKDWPLVQAFIEGGLGHGPCGHGTYADWPTFNTLIHQQLFVDWLRRAHDGGLRLLCSVAVNNELLAEECRHPDKDESSIEKQMRELRRFVERHADWMGLALSASQARQLITAGKLAVVAGVEVDSLDSLLGDREALNKQPLSLEQLPRILRWLRDLGFRMMTPLHLANNSFGGAAVYDDKFNLLNHFLRGRFFDVQGASDVGFRLGQDMETQTKAAVMLYELTRRAHYPKGYALNAPGQGHVNQLGLTPTGHAFLREAMRQGFILDVEHMSERCTNDVLSLAEQSRYPVVASHCAFREQGLEPQETSRKAKRASEYMKTRGQARRILELGGLLGPITNQHELKDFPGGTVDNDCARSSKTWAQSYQYALSLLREVGSGGVAMGTDFNGLNQQPGPRYGPNAAAGLKDDPLREKRRPVQQRLQRNKPPLPYSGTLYRTDVPFVKSRAGSREFDFNTDGLAHVGLLPDFIRDLLHVGMTDAQMDPLFSSAEAFLRMWESCEGRGAALVAGELVDAAIPRLTSPTG; encoded by the coding sequence ATGGCGTCCCCCGTGTTCGGATTCGCCGATCTGCACTGCCACCTCATGGCGCACCTGGGCTTTGGCGGGCACCTGCTCGCCGGACGTCCGGATGGAGACATCGAGCAGGCGCTCGCCCGCTGTGACCTCCACCTCCACGGCAAGTGGGGCATCGGCAACTTCGGCAAGGACTGGCCGCTGGTGCAGGCCTTCATCGAGGGCGGCCTGGGCCACGGCCCCTGTGGCCATGGCACCTATGCCGACTGGCCCACCTTCAACACCCTCATCCACCAGCAGCTGTTCGTGGACTGGCTGCGGCGGGCCCATGACGGGGGGCTGCGGCTGCTGTGCAGCGTGGCCGTCAACAACGAGCTGCTGGCCGAGGAGTGCCGCCACCCCGACAAGGACGAGAGCTCCATCGAGAAGCAGATGCGCGAGTTGCGCCGCTTCGTCGAGCGGCACGCGGACTGGATGGGACTGGCCCTGAGCGCTTCACAGGCCCGCCAACTCATCACCGCGGGCAAGCTCGCCGTGGTGGCCGGCGTGGAGGTGGACTCGTTGGACAGCCTCCTGGGAGACCGCGAGGCGCTCAACAAGCAGCCCCTCTCGCTGGAGCAGCTGCCCCGCATCCTGCGCTGGCTGCGGGACCTGGGCTTCCGGATGATGACGCCGCTGCACCTGGCCAACAACAGCTTCGGCGGCGCCGCTGTCTATGACGACAAGTTCAACCTGCTCAACCACTTCCTGCGCGGGCGCTTCTTCGACGTGCAGGGAGCCTCCGACGTGGGCTTCCGGCTCGGTCAGGACATGGAGACGCAGACGAAGGCGGCCGTCATGCTCTACGAGCTGACGCGCCGGGCGCACTACCCCAAGGGCTATGCCCTCAACGCCCCGGGCCAGGGCCACGTCAACCAGCTCGGGCTCACGCCCACGGGCCACGCCTTCCTGCGCGAGGCCATGCGCCAGGGCTTCATCCTCGACGTGGAGCACATGTCCGAGCGCTGCACCAACGACGTGCTCTCCCTGGCCGAGCAGTCCCGCTACCCCGTCGTCGCCTCGCACTGCGCCTTCCGCGAGCAGGGCCTCGAGCCCCAGGAGACGAGCCGCAAGGCCAAGCGCGCGAGCGAGTACATGAAGACGCGCGGCCAGGCGCGGCGCATCCTCGAGCTGGGCGGGCTGCTGGGCCCCATCACCAACCAGCACGAGCTGAAGGACTTCCCCGGCGGCACGGTGGACAACGACTGCGCACGCTCGTCCAAGACGTGGGCCCAGTCCTACCAGTACGCGCTCTCGCTGCTGCGCGAGGTGGGCTCCGGCGGCGTGGCGATGGGCACCGACTTCAACGGCCTCAACCAGCAACCGGGGCCCCGCTACGGACCCAACGCCGCCGCCGGGCTGAAGGACGACCCGCTGCGCGAGAAACGGCGGCCCGTGCAGCAGAGGCTCCAGCGCAACAAGCCGCCCCTGCCCTATTCGGGCACCCTGTACCGCACGGACGTGCCCTTCGTGAAGTCACGCGCAGGCTCGCGCGAGTTCGACTTCAACACCGATGGACTGGCCCACGTCGGCCTGCTGCCGGACTTCATCCGGGATCTCCTCCACGTGGGCATGACGGACGCGCAGATGGATCCGCTCTTCTCCTCGGCCGAGGCCTTCCTCCGCATGTGGGAGTCCTGCGAGGGCCGGGGCGCGGCGCTCGTCGCGGGCGAGCTGGTGGACGCGGCGATTCCCCGGCTCACCTCCCCCACCGGTTGA
- a CDS encoding patatin-like phospholipase family protein gives MGERIATLVLSGGGAKGAFQVGAERVLREEFGFRWERIFGVSVGALNATLLAQQEYARLMELWLNIREEDIYRKFPWPVVALRLGLQRKLGFYDDTPMRKLLQKYAGGRPFRTPAHVGRVSLVSGEYELVPSEAPDFLDAVWHSATMPVIWEAIGPQAHVDGGLRNVTPLGDALGFKPTELVVIPCGSAGIDTMKPPTNILDVAKRSLTDITFNEILRNDMDEFVRINDIVKQAHEAGLTLKKPDGSPYVYCPITIIEPTRPMGDTLDFGKETIRLRMRHGEEAARAVLQRTGVRPPQPDASLPTPEHPFPA, from the coding sequence ATGGGGGAGAGAATCGCCACGCTCGTGCTGTCCGGCGGTGGGGCCAAGGGGGCCTTCCAGGTGGGGGCCGAGCGCGTCCTGCGCGAGGAGTTCGGTTTCCGCTGGGAGCGCATCTTCGGAGTGTCCGTGGGCGCCCTCAATGCCACGCTCCTCGCCCAGCAGGAGTATGCACGGCTGATGGAGCTCTGGCTGAACATCCGCGAGGAGGACATCTACCGGAAGTTCCCCTGGCCCGTCGTGGCCCTCCGGCTCGGCCTCCAGCGCAAGCTCGGGTTCTACGACGACACGCCGATGCGCAAGCTCCTCCAGAAGTACGCCGGGGGGCGGCCCTTCCGCACCCCCGCCCATGTCGGCCGGGTCTCGCTCGTATCGGGAGAGTACGAGTTGGTTCCCAGCGAGGCGCCGGACTTCCTGGACGCGGTATGGCACAGCGCGACAATGCCCGTCATCTGGGAGGCCATCGGCCCCCAGGCGCACGTGGACGGGGGCCTGCGCAACGTCACCCCTCTCGGGGACGCGCTGGGCTTCAAGCCCACCGAGCTCGTCGTCATCCCCTGCGGCTCGGCGGGCATCGACACGATGAAGCCCCCCACCAACATCCTGGACGTGGCCAAGCGGAGCCTCACCGACATCACCTTCAATGAGATCCTCCGCAATGACATGGACGAGTTCGTCCGCATCAACGACATCGTGAAGCAGGCGCACGAGGCCGGGCTGACGCTCAAGAAGCCGGACGGGTCGCCCTACGTCTACTGTCCCATCACCATCATCGAACCGACCCGGCCCATGGGGGATACCCTCGACTTCGGCAAGGAGACGATCCGGCTGCGCATGCGCCATGGAGAGGAGGCCGCGCGGGCCGTCCTCCAGCGGACCGGGGTGCGCCCGCCACAGCCCGACGCGTCCCTCCCCACCCCCGAGCACCCCTTCCCCGCCTGA
- a CDS encoding SDR family oxidoreductase, with protein sequence MTTSRRQFLQFTLAAAALTACAPGMRAASGDGRAASKKKILVLGGTGFLGPAVVAAAQARGHTLTLFNRGKTRPELFPDVEKLQGDRDPNKGEGLKALEGRSFDAVIDNSGYYPRMVGASASLLAPNVGQYIFISSGSAYAKNDTPGADETAATATLADPTVESMGKNFENYGGLKRACEVAVEKALPGRTTIIRPGYIVGPEDRTDRFTYFPWRYDQGGEMLAPGSPSDPLQIIDVRDLAEWLVLLVEGNTTGVFNAVGPDKPWSMGELFTACKEITGKDTKLIWVSGEFLQKNGEDGEGALPIWAPAFGAYAGMHRRSNARAVQAGLKFRSPAVTTRDTLEWFKSQPEERRSKLRGGLPPEREAELLSLWAKAQQGTPVAPATQGG encoded by the coding sequence ATGACCACTTCCCGAAGGCAGTTCCTCCAGTTCACCCTGGCCGCGGCCGCTCTGACGGCGTGCGCCCCGGGCATGCGCGCCGCGTCCGGAGATGGCCGCGCCGCCTCCAAGAAGAAGATCCTCGTCCTCGGTGGCACGGGCTTCCTCGGCCCGGCCGTTGTCGCCGCGGCCCAGGCTCGCGGACACACCCTGACCCTCTTCAACCGCGGCAAGACCCGGCCGGAGCTCTTCCCGGACGTGGAGAAGCTGCAGGGCGATAGAGACCCGAACAAGGGCGAGGGCCTCAAGGCGCTCGAGGGCCGCTCGTTCGACGCCGTCATCGACAACTCGGGCTACTACCCGCGCATGGTCGGAGCCTCGGCCTCACTGCTGGCGCCCAACGTCGGACAGTACATCTTCATCTCCAGCGGCTCGGCCTACGCGAAGAACGACACGCCCGGAGCGGACGAGACCGCCGCCACCGCCACGCTCGCCGATCCGACCGTCGAGTCGATGGGCAAGAACTTCGAGAACTACGGCGGGCTGAAGCGCGCGTGCGAGGTGGCCGTGGAGAAGGCCCTGCCAGGCCGCACCACCATCATCCGCCCCGGCTACATCGTGGGCCCGGAGGATCGCACGGACCGCTTCACGTACTTCCCCTGGCGCTACGATCAGGGCGGAGAGATGCTCGCGCCGGGCAGCCCGTCGGATCCGCTGCAGATCATCGACGTGCGCGACCTGGCCGAGTGGCTCGTGCTGCTGGTGGAGGGCAACACCACGGGCGTCTTCAACGCCGTGGGGCCGGACAAGCCCTGGAGCATGGGGGAGCTGTTCACGGCCTGTAAGGAGATCACCGGCAAGGACACGAAGCTCATCTGGGTGTCCGGAGAGTTCCTCCAGAAGAACGGCGAGGACGGCGAGGGCGCGCTCCCCATCTGGGCGCCGGCCTTCGGGGCCTACGCGGGCATGCACCGGCGCAGCAACGCGCGGGCGGTGCAGGCCGGGCTGAAGTTCCGCTCGCCGGCCGTCACCACCCGGGACACGCTCGAGTGGTTCAAGAGCCAGCCCGAGGAGCGCCGCAGCAAGCTGCGCGGAGGGCTGCCCCCCGAGCGCGAGGCGGAGCTGCTCTCGCTCTGGGCCAAGGCCCAGCAGGGCACTCCCGTCGCCCCGGCCACCCAGGGCGGCTGA
- a CDS encoding DUF2383 domain-containing protein, translated as MANTSDVETLNSFLRGEISAVETYRQAIGHVSDERIRSQLEDCLHDHEHRVEAIRERVEKLGGKPAEGSGIWGTFAKLVQGGADLLGEKTAIQALEEGEDHGLADYQRDMDKTHGEARRFVRMELLPSQKRTHERLSRLKKTLH; from the coding sequence ATGGCGAACACCAGCGATGTCGAGACGCTCAACTCATTCCTTCGCGGTGAAATCTCGGCGGTGGAGACCTACCGCCAGGCCATTGGCCATGTGTCGGATGAGCGGATTCGCAGCCAGCTCGAGGACTGCCTGCACGACCACGAGCACCGCGTGGAGGCCATCCGCGAGCGCGTCGAGAAGCTCGGAGGCAAGCCGGCGGAGGGCTCCGGCATCTGGGGCACCTTCGCGAAGCTGGTGCAGGGCGGCGCGGATCTCCTCGGCGAGAAGACCGCCATCCAGGCGCTCGAGGAAGGGGAGGACCACGGCCTCGCGGACTACCAGCGCGACATGGACAAGACGCACGGCGAGGCCCGCCGCTTCGTCCGGATGGAGCTGCTGCCCTCGCAGAAGCGCACCCACGAGCGGCTGAGCCGCCTCAAGAAGACCCTGCACTGA
- a CDS encoding response regulator: MKARVLIVDDSATVRADMRGVLSAAGFGTTLCESLGAARKALSEGEFDLLILDMVLPDGEGVELLEELRRVPRTSHLPVLMLSTEAAVVQRLKGLSHGANDYVGKPYDPAYVVRRAHELTQVPEQDGTPRLVSAGRRRRVMVVDGRIDFRHRASDALRKDGHDVIIAESGEDAMRLLEAQPVDCILLDLEMPGLDGPEWVRAVRTLPATAQVAVVGLTAGFDAKLISEALAVKVDAFCSKTEDIEVLRAQVRTELRRRAESEQQAPPPMPRNPSGSFPALPRTSSGSHHPAIQAPAPHAAPAAVPAAAPAPSAGALPGALFEALVARCGLSPVIAASTMTRACRKAGVDPQLLTATSLARALPTIRDMLHIFLDAQEAERRIQAIQALTKGDAGAQARSR; encoded by the coding sequence ATGAAGGCACGTGTGCTCATCGTGGATGACAGCGCGACGGTCCGGGCGGACATGCGCGGGGTGTTGAGCGCCGCTGGCTTTGGCACCACTCTGTGCGAGAGCCTCGGGGCGGCCCGCAAGGCGCTGAGCGAGGGGGAATTCGACCTGCTCATCCTGGACATGGTGCTGCCGGATGGCGAGGGCGTGGAGCTGCTGGAGGAGCTGCGCCGGGTGCCCCGGACGTCGCACCTGCCCGTGTTGATGTTGTCCACCGAGGCCGCGGTGGTGCAGCGCCTCAAGGGCCTGTCTCACGGCGCCAATGACTACGTGGGCAAGCCGTATGATCCGGCGTACGTGGTGCGCCGGGCCCACGAGCTGACGCAGGTGCCCGAGCAGGATGGCACGCCGCGGCTGGTCTCGGCCGGCAGGCGCCGGCGGGTGATGGTGGTGGACGGCCGCATCGACTTCCGCCACCGCGCCTCGGATGCGCTGCGCAAGGACGGCCACGACGTCATCATCGCCGAGTCCGGTGAGGACGCCATGCGGCTGCTGGAGGCCCAGCCGGTGGACTGCATCCTGCTGGACCTGGAGATGCCGGGGCTGGATGGGCCGGAGTGGGTGCGCGCCGTGAGGACCCTGCCGGCCACGGCCCAGGTGGCCGTGGTGGGACTGACGGCCGGCTTCGACGCGAAGCTCATCTCCGAGGCGCTGGCGGTGAAGGTGGATGCCTTCTGCTCCAAGACGGAGGACATCGAGGTGCTGCGCGCGCAGGTGCGTACCGAGCTTCGGCGCCGGGCCGAGTCCGAGCAGCAGGCCCCTCCTCCCATGCCGCGCAACCCATCCGGCTCATTCCCCGCCCTGCCGCGGACTTCGTCTGGTTCACATCACCCCGCGATTCAGGCTCCGGCGCCGCATGCGGCTCCGGCGGCGGTGCCGGCCGCCGCTCCCGCGCCGTCCGCGGGGGCACTGCCGGGTGCCCTCTTCGAGGCCCTGGTGGCGCGCTGTGGCCTGTCTCCCGTCATCGCCGCCTCCACCATGACGCGCGCGTGCCGCAAGGCCGGGGTGGATCCCCAACTGCTCACCGCCACGTCGCTGGCGCGGGCGCTGCCGACCATCCGGGACATGTTGCACATCTTCCTGGATGCCCAGGAGGCGGAGCGGCGCATCCAGGCCATCCAGGCGCTGACCAAGGGAGACGCGGGCGCCCAGGCCCGCTCCCGCTGA